In one Dermatophilaceae bacterium Sec6.4 genomic region, the following are encoded:
- the mnmA gene encoding tRNA 2-thiouridine(34) synthase MnmA, with amino-acid sequence MRVVAAMSGGVDSAVAAARMLDAGHDVVGVHLALSQSAATLRESSRGCCTIEDAGDARRVADRLGIPFYVWDMAQRFKEDVIEDFIAEYAAGRTPNPCLRCNERIKFAALLDKALALGFDAVATGHYAQIVQGPHGRELHRAVDPAKDQSYVLGVLDADQLSRAFFPLGDTTKPMIRQEAAERGFSIAKKPDSYDICFIADGDTKGWLTSRLGAAPGDIVDDAGEVVGSHDGAFAYTVGQRRGLGLTVPREDGAKRYVVDVRPQTRQVVVGTQELLGIDELSADHARWCGPPPSGEIRVGAQVRAHGEEIPAYATASGELVHVRLDRRVRGVAPGQSVVLYDGTRVVGSATIAGTGRVSRSSNDEADASRAAHPPIKE; translated from the coding sequence ATGCGCGTCGTGGCCGCCATGAGCGGCGGAGTGGACTCGGCGGTGGCAGCGGCCCGGATGTTGGATGCTGGGCACGACGTCGTCGGCGTACACCTGGCGCTGTCGCAATCGGCGGCGACGCTGCGTGAATCATCGCGCGGCTGCTGCACGATCGAGGACGCCGGAGACGCGCGTCGGGTCGCTGATCGACTCGGTATTCCGTTCTACGTCTGGGACATGGCGCAGCGCTTCAAAGAGGACGTCATCGAGGACTTCATCGCCGAGTACGCCGCCGGTCGGACACCGAACCCGTGCCTGCGGTGCAACGAGCGCATCAAGTTCGCGGCGCTCTTGGACAAGGCACTGGCGCTCGGGTTCGATGCCGTCGCGACCGGTCACTATGCGCAGATCGTGCAGGGTCCGCACGGGCGCGAACTGCACCGGGCGGTCGACCCTGCGAAGGACCAGTCCTATGTGTTGGGGGTGTTGGACGCCGACCAGCTCTCGCGGGCCTTCTTCCCGCTCGGCGACACCACGAAGCCGATGATCCGCCAGGAGGCGGCAGAGCGCGGTTTCTCGATCGCCAAGAAGCCGGACAGTTACGACATCTGTTTCATCGCCGACGGGGACACCAAAGGCTGGTTGACCTCCCGCCTCGGCGCTGCACCCGGTGACATCGTCGACGACGCGGGCGAGGTCGTCGGCAGCCACGATGGCGCGTTCGCCTACACCGTCGGCCAACGGCGCGGACTGGGTCTCACGGTGCCCCGCGAGGACGGCGCCAAGCGCTATGTCGTCGACGTTCGCCCACAGACCCGGCAGGTCGTCGTCGGGACCCAGGAGCTGCTCGGTATCGACGAGCTCAGCGCCGATCACGCTCGCTGGTGCGGGCCGCCGCCGTCGGGTGAGATCCGGGTGGGCGCGCAGGTGCGGGCGCACGGTGAGGAGATCCCGGCCTACGCAACAGCATCCGGCGAACTGGTGCACGTGCGGTTGGACCGGCGTGTCCGAGGAGTGGCGCCGGGACAGTCGGTGGTGTTGTACGACGGCACGCGTGTCGTCGGATCGGCGACAATCGCGGGAACGGGTCGGGTCTCGCGCTCGTCCAACGACGAAGCCGACGCATCCCGTGCGGCGCATCCGCCGATCAAGGAGTGA
- a CDS encoding septum formation family protein — protein MKKPILAVVACAGLLTACGGGGSGPTVQTSAPSAPSSSSSSGSSSPSASSSSSPNSSSSSSAAASTISSSVQTGQCLADKDSYAVVPCTQTHIYQVTAVIKDARDTSDPSARQVLRTETCNASVLKFTGGAPVGLLAVGQPVKLLDDPLNASRIVCLVHLRTGDDSANLPINYTLADKLTGANAFQYTFCVDKAAKNFKIVSCTQPHGAQSVGGYLSGRYVEKFPGRAHLVAQRAKLCPPVGRAFLGTDGRSDIEITGLFVSESAWKLGDRYAACFVQVKTGTVKKSLQGIGTKSLSSYR, from the coding sequence ATGAAGAAACCGATCCTGGCAGTGGTGGCTTGCGCGGGGCTCCTCACTGCCTGCGGGGGCGGCGGGAGCGGGCCTACGGTGCAGACATCGGCACCGTCTGCGCCGTCGAGCAGTTCGTCGTCGGGTTCCTCCTCGCCCAGCGCATCCTCCAGTTCCTCCCCGAATTCCTCGTCCTCCTCCAGTGCCGCCGCCTCGACGATCTCTTCGTCCGTCCAAACCGGTCAGTGCCTCGCGGACAAGGACTCCTACGCCGTCGTGCCGTGTACCCAGACCCACATCTACCAGGTGACGGCAGTGATCAAGGACGCCAGGGACACCAGCGATCCGAGCGCTCGCCAGGTTCTACGCACCGAGACCTGCAATGCCTCTGTCCTGAAATTCACCGGTGGTGCCCCGGTGGGGCTGCTCGCCGTCGGTCAGCCGGTCAAACTCCTGGATGACCCGCTGAACGCGAGTCGGATTGTCTGCCTGGTGCACCTGCGCACCGGAGACGACTCCGCCAACCTCCCGATCAACTACACGCTGGCGGACAAACTGACCGGAGCCAATGCCTTCCAGTACACGTTCTGCGTTGACAAGGCTGCCAAGAACTTCAAGATCGTGTCCTGTACGCAACCGCACGGGGCTCAGAGCGTCGGCGGATACCTGTCCGGTCGATATGTCGAGAAGTTTCCAGGCAGGGCGCACCTCGTGGCCCAGCGCGCGAAGCTGTGCCCGCCCGTCGGCCGAGCCTTTCTCGGCACCGACGGCCGCAGTGATATCGAGATCACCGGCCTCTTCGTGAGCGAAAGCGCATGGAAGCTGGGCGACCGGTACGCCGCGTGTTTCGTGCAGGTCAAGACCGGAACCGTCAAGAAGTCGCTGCAAGGGATCGGCACGAAGTCGCTGAGTTCCTATCGTTGA
- a CDS encoding methionine synthase produces MGSWPGTDPRRANRMIRDLLAEEGLPFLAELPARGPGADLVGRTAAALPDLAVDLQPSGWRLAGGRGRDSARGAAYLRQDLDELAEAYDGYTGELKLSMCGPWTLAAQVALPRGEKALSDPGACRDIRQAVCAAAVDHLAQVQSLVPGATLILQWDEPGLTAVLQGRVPTDSGFSRLRAVDPHTAREAFAEVVATTVGIAQEVVLHSCAGTPPLALTADVAGLGIAVDSSLLEFGEWEQVAELVESDRAPWLGMLPSDTTARHPREYVERVTTQWGRLGLRPAQMAGLTISPACGLAGNSEEHAVAVLKLLQAAGQELAEAAQNS; encoded by the coding sequence ATCGGGTCGTGGCCGGGCACCGACCCCAGGCGTGCCAACAGGATGATCCGGGATCTGCTCGCCGAGGAGGGGCTACCTTTTCTGGCGGAGTTGCCGGCCCGGGGCCCGGGCGCGGACCTGGTCGGTCGTACGGCGGCCGCGTTGCCGGATCTGGCCGTTGATCTGCAACCCAGCGGGTGGCGGTTGGCCGGCGGTCGGGGCAGGGATTCCGCACGCGGGGCGGCCTACCTGCGGCAGGATCTGGACGAGTTGGCCGAGGCGTACGACGGGTACACCGGCGAACTGAAGCTGTCGATGTGCGGGCCGTGGACGCTGGCTGCTCAGGTGGCGCTTCCGCGCGGGGAGAAGGCGCTGTCGGACCCGGGCGCGTGCCGGGATATCCGGCAGGCGGTGTGCGCCGCAGCGGTGGACCACCTCGCGCAGGTGCAGTCCCTCGTGCCCGGTGCCACGTTGATCCTGCAGTGGGACGAGCCGGGGTTGACCGCGGTCCTGCAGGGTCGGGTACCCACGGACTCCGGGTTCTCCCGGTTGCGGGCGGTTGATCCGCATACCGCGCGCGAAGCATTCGCCGAGGTGGTCGCCACGACGGTCGGGATCGCACAGGAGGTGGTGCTGCACAGCTGCGCCGGCACGCCGCCGCTCGCGCTGACAGCGGATGTCGCGGGACTCGGTATCGCGGTCGACAGCTCGCTGCTGGAGTTCGGGGAGTGGGAGCAGGTGGCAGAGTTGGTCGAAAGCGACCGCGCCCCGTGGCTGGGGATGCTCCCCTCCGACACCACAGCGCGTCATCCGCGGGAGTACGTCGAGCGGGTCACGACCCAGTGGGGGCGGCTCGGGCTGCGCCCGGCACAGATGGCCGGGTTGACCATCTCGCCTGCCTGCGGGTTGGCCGGTAACAGCGAAGAGCACGCTGTCGCAGTACTGAAACTGTTACAGGCTGCAGGCCAGGAACTGGCGGAGGCCGCGCAGAACTCCTGA